The Aspergillus oryzae RIB40 DNA, chromosome 5 genome segment CGAGGCCCGTGACCCTATACACCTCTGTATCTCGGGGAAGGAATGGACTAAAGATGACATGAACTCGAAGATCTCGAACGCCTTGTTTCTTCCACGTATCTATTCGGGATGACAGAAGAGACCAAGTCGCGACGGATAAAAATTGTGTTTTGTAAACGAGCTTTCTTGTCCAAGTGGGAATGAATTTCGTCCCGAGTAATGTTTCGCCGGAAACGATATCGAGGCCAAAGTGTCATATCTGTGGAAAATTGGGCGTTTGTGGGACTGAGCCGTCAGCAGTTCCAGAGTGCGGCCCCCAGATCAAACAGAGAGGTAGGTGCTGCCTGTCTTGACCTAGGTGGGGAGAGTAACAATCATGCTTACATAACCTCACTGGAGAGTCTAATGGTGCCACCATCTCGATGTCTGTAGATGGTGCTAGCCCTGTATAATGACATAAAACGAGATCAGAGTGTATGGTAGGTGGGCGTGTTCTTGGGATTGTTACATTTCAGATAGATGGGCCGGGTGGTTATTTCCTTGTTGTAACCCAATAACGTTACATAGCTTACTCCCGCCAAGGGGAATCACATCCTGCATGTACGTTAACCGACCCCTACACCATTGTTTCGGGGTCGGTTATATGGAAAGTGGTATCGGTCTTTACTATAAAAGCTGAATACGATCACGATGAATATATACAGAGCCTTAGGCATCTGATTTTATCCCTAATTCACTACCTAAGGAAAACAGGAGGATTTTGGGCTGCTCGATCGTTTAAGTCCCCCTTAATTGAAAGCTGTGGGTATTCAGATGCTGTAAGACATTATAAAGACCCCTGTTTGCTGCAGCAAGTACAGGTAAAATAATGCCTTTTAATCGATCAATGTGTGGCCTTCCTAGCTGAAGGTTGTTGAATATAGAGATTGCAAAATCAATATCTGATGCATTAAGCCCATCCGTGTACCTGCCTTTTAGCATTGCACCCTCAAGTGGAGTATTATCTAGCAAACTAGATATCCCACTACCTGTATGTTTCTCCAACATTCTATCTACCGCTTGCCTTGTGAGACGAACACGCTTGTCATCAGGGAATACTTTTTCAAGTTGGTCGCTGATGAATTCTAATAGGTATCGACAAGCTCGCCAATAGGAACCTCGACCGGGCCCTCTGTGGTGACTCCCTGTGAATAATGGCTCAAAGTCACCGAAGGATGTTGCAAAATATGGTAACGTGCTAGCATCACCGAGACCAATGGCGACAATCCAGCCAGCCCGAGCAATGCTTCGGTTATCCAGCTGTGGGAAAGTGAAGGCCACCCCATGTTCATTCTTCATGCTATTTTGATACCATGGCGGGTAGCCTGACATGACAATCAACTCGAGGTCCACCTCTGTGCGTCGAGCCACAATATTGCAATCTTCACATGGTGCATGGATTCGCGCTTCGAAGTAGCTATCCCGCCTCTTCAACTTTAAAAATGACTTTCC includes the following:
- a CDS encoding uncharacterized protein (predicted protein), yielding MQTYFSTDFKTVLMCFISTIEGRNLPHCTWKYHYDSFSNSYVFEFGKSFLKLKRRDSYFEARIHAPCEDCNIVARRTEVDLELIVMSGYPPWYQNSMKNEHGVAFTFPQLDNRSIARAGWIVAIGLATNLKKYSLMTSVFVSQGKR